A single Klebsiella variicola DNA region contains:
- a CDS encoding DUF2766 family protein, whose translation MSQHLTEHDELVSDVVACQLVIKQILDVIDVIAPVEVREKMTTQLKAIDFASHPASADPVTLRAVQKAIALIELKFTPQEETH comes from the coding sequence ATGTCTCAACATCTTACCGAACACGATGAGCTGGTTTCCGATGTGGTTGCTTGCCAGCTGGTTATCAAACAGATCCTCGATGTCATTGACGTCATTGCGCCCGTGGAAGTGCGTGAAAAAATGACTACTCAGCTGAAAGCTATCGACTTCGCCAGCCATCCGGCCTCTGCCGATCCGGTGACCCTTCGCGCGGTGCAAAAAGCGATCGCATTGATTGAGCTGAAGTTTACCCCGCAGGAAGAGACGCATTAA